A single region of the Streptomyces sp. NBC_01262 genome encodes:
- a CDS encoding flavin reductase family protein, translating into MNGVSVKRVAYAEENCLGLYRKLAAGVTVVTTCGPDGEPLGLTASAVTTLSLRPPMMLACLSTTSATLAAIRTRRAFAIHLLRADQSALAGVFAGKAGPGKFAGVEFQWALGIPVLADALGWAACVLAEERGYGDHSVVVGHVTSVRSGPGEPLIWHDQTFRGLSTRERQDALADH; encoded by the coding sequence GTGAACGGCGTCTCGGTGAAACGCGTCGCGTACGCCGAGGAGAACTGCCTCGGCCTCTACCGGAAGCTGGCCGCGGGCGTCACCGTCGTGACCACCTGCGGCCCGGACGGCGAACCGCTGGGGCTCACCGCGTCGGCGGTCACCACCCTGTCGCTGCGGCCGCCGATGATGCTGGCCTGTCTGTCCACCACGTCGGCCACCCTCGCGGCGATCCGGACCCGGCGGGCGTTCGCGATCCACCTGCTGCGGGCCGACCAGAGCGCGCTGGCCGGGGTCTTCGCGGGCAAGGCCGGGCCGGGCAAGTTCGCGGGCGTGGAATTCCAGTGGGCGCTGGGCATCCCGGTGCTGGCCGACGCCCTGGGGTGGGCGGCGTGCGTGCTGGCGGAGGAGCGGGGGTACGGGGATCACAGTGTGGTCGTGGGGCATGTGACGTCCGTACGCAGCGGGCCGGGGGAGCCGCTGATCTGGCACGACCAGACCTTCCGGGGGCTTTCCACGAGGGAGCGGCAGGATGCGCTCGCCGATCACTGA
- a CDS encoding MBL fold metallo-hydrolase, protein MRVQHLNFGTYRPPSRRLVNGDGSLLRAGHMVCHCLLLETDRELVLIDTGFGTRDIADPLGRLGRSFMLRSRPVLRPEEAAVNQLAALGYDPRDVTHIVLTHLDRDHTGGLADFPHAQVHAYGPEYRAAMNPATKLERARYRQSQWAHGPHWMTHELAEGERWFGFEAVRKIPGLPPEILLVPLAGHTRGHIAVAVDAGTRWLLHAGDAYMFHRELATPPYCTPGLRAFQKKVEVLPERLPNVARLRELSRTTEVGIFSAHDLIEFEGWRKRNDEHRD, encoded by the coding sequence ATGCGCGTGCAGCACCTCAACTTCGGCACCTACCGGCCGCCTTCGCGCCGGCTGGTCAACGGCGACGGCAGCCTGTTGCGGGCCGGGCACATGGTGTGCCACTGCCTGCTGCTGGAGACCGACCGCGAACTGGTCCTCATCGACACCGGCTTCGGCACCCGGGACATCGCCGACCCCCTCGGCAGGCTCGGGCGGTCCTTCATGCTGCGCTCCCGCCCGGTGCTGCGGCCCGAGGAGGCCGCGGTCAACCAGCTCGCCGCGCTGGGCTACGACCCCAGGGACGTGACGCACATCGTGCTCACCCACCTCGACCGCGACCACACCGGCGGTCTTGCCGACTTCCCGCACGCCCAGGTGCACGCGTACGGGCCGGAGTACCGCGCGGCGATGAACCCGGCCACCAAGCTGGAGCGGGCGCGCTACCGGCAGTCCCAGTGGGCGCACGGCCCGCACTGGATGACCCACGAACTCGCCGAGGGCGAGCGCTGGTTCGGCTTCGAGGCGGTGCGCAAGATCCCCGGACTGCCGCCGGAGATCCTGCTCGTCCCGCTGGCCGGGCACACCCGGGGGCACATCGCCGTGGCGGTCGACGCCGGGACGCGATGGCTGCTGCACGCGGGCGACGCGTACATGTTCCACCGCGAGCTGGCGACGCCGCCGTACTGCACGCCGGGGCTGCGCGCCTTCCAGAAGAAGGTGGAGGTGCTCCCAGAGCGGCTCCCCAACGTGGCGCGGCTGCGCGAGCTGAGCCGCACCACCGAGGTCGGGATCTTCAGCGCGCACGACCTGATCGAGTTCGAAGGGTGGCGGAAGCGGAATGACGAGCACCGGGACTGA
- a CDS encoding MFS transporter, with product MTSTGTETLAEEAGGATGRVSPLLLIALFSGLFLVFLDTTVVNVALPDLQEKLDADVRGLQWVVDAYLLTFSCLLLSAGALADRIGAKRLFVGALVGFTLTSAWCAMSGSVGMLLAARAAQGVTGAVLMPVSMVIITQLYPDPTARGRMVGVQSAVAGLALTAGPLIGGVLVERYGWQSVFWVNIPVGVLAVIVLTALLPHARPEHRNSMDIVGQLLFVAGVGLLTYALIEGNSAGWTSVRIVGCFAGAAVALAAFVLWEARQAHPMLPLGFFRHPHVSAGAVINFCVFGAMFGAVFLLMLTLQEVNGLSPVQAGVRTVVMTATVAVASIVGVVVGERVGVRLTALVGALATAGALLGLCLLEYGDGFGSYWWQFLLLGLGAGFAGPPVTAALLRAVPEERAGTGSGVGYTSRQVGSVFGVAVSGALVSHHLRTAAPQALAGIPLPREAVDRIASGDLSGAAKLPEQIRPVVLARVGAVFMDGTHVAYLAGAGACLVAAVAALLLLRPIAVVPGADRGGAADQGSQG from the coding sequence ATGACGAGCACCGGGACTGAGACGCTGGCCGAGGAGGCGGGCGGCGCAACGGGCCGGGTCAGTCCGCTGCTGCTGATCGCGCTGTTCAGCGGCCTGTTCCTGGTGTTCCTGGACACCACGGTGGTCAATGTGGCGCTGCCCGACCTGCAGGAGAAGCTGGACGCGGACGTACGCGGCCTGCAGTGGGTCGTGGACGCCTATCTGCTGACCTTCTCCTGCCTGCTGCTGAGCGCGGGCGCCCTCGCGGACCGGATCGGGGCGAAGCGGCTGTTCGTCGGCGCCCTCGTCGGGTTCACGCTCACCTCGGCCTGGTGCGCGATGTCGGGCAGCGTGGGCATGCTCCTGGCCGCCCGCGCCGCGCAGGGCGTCACCGGTGCGGTGCTGATGCCGGTCTCCATGGTCATCATCACCCAGCTCTACCCGGACCCCACCGCGCGCGGCCGCATGGTGGGCGTCCAGTCCGCCGTGGCCGGGCTCGCGCTGACGGCGGGGCCGCTCATCGGCGGCGTACTGGTGGAGCGCTACGGCTGGCAGAGCGTGTTCTGGGTCAACATCCCGGTCGGGGTGCTGGCCGTGATCGTCCTCACCGCGCTGCTCCCGCACGCGCGCCCGGAGCACCGCAACAGCATGGACATCGTTGGGCAGTTGCTCTTCGTGGCCGGTGTCGGGCTGCTCACCTACGCCCTGATCGAGGGCAACTCGGCCGGCTGGACCTCGGTGCGCATCGTCGGCTGCTTCGCCGGCGCCGCCGTGGCGCTGGCCGCCTTCGTGCTGTGGGAGGCGCGGCAGGCGCACCCGATGCTGCCGCTGGGCTTCTTCCGGCACCCGCATGTCAGCGCCGGGGCGGTCATCAACTTCTGTGTGTTCGGGGCGATGTTCGGCGCGGTGTTCCTGCTCATGCTCACCCTGCAGGAGGTGAACGGGCTGAGCCCGGTGCAGGCCGGGGTGCGCACGGTGGTGATGACGGCGACGGTCGCGGTCGCCTCGATCGTCGGCGTCGTGGTCGGCGAGCGGGTCGGGGTCCGGCTGACCGCGCTGGTCGGCGCGCTGGCCACCGCAGGCGCGCTGCTGGGCCTGTGCCTGCTGGAGTACGGGGACGGCTTCGGCAGCTACTGGTGGCAGTTCCTGCTGCTCGGCCTCGGCGCCGGTTTCGCCGGCCCCCCGGTGACCGCCGCGCTGCTGCGGGCCGTCCCCGAGGAGCGGGCCGGCACCGGCTCCGGTGTCGGCTACACCTCGCGGCAGGTCGGCTCGGTGTTCGGGGTGGCCGTCTCCGGGGCCCTGGTCTCCCACCATCTGCGCACCGCGGCCCCGCAGGCGCTGGCCGGGATCCCGCTGCCCCGCGAGGCCGTGGACCGGATCGCCTCCGGCGACCTGTCCGGCGCCGCGAAGCTGCCCGAGCAGATCCGCCCCGTCGTGCTGGCCCGCGTCGGCGCCGTCTTCATGGACGGCACCCATGTCGCCTACCTCGCCGGGGCGGGGGCCTGCCTGGTCGCCGCCGTCGCCGCGCTGCTGCTGCTCCGGCCGATCGCGGTCGTACCGGGGGCGGATAGGGGTGGTGCGGCGGACCAGGGAAGTCAAGGCTGA
- a CDS encoding AurF N-oxygenase family protein has translation MAAVSPSAGASPLASREKIAERLLDASARHSFDPDTELDWDAPFEEGKWFWPPELCSLYDTPLWKQLSQEQRIELSRHEAASLASVGIWFEIILMQLLLRHAYDLDPTSGHVRYALTEIADECRHSKMFARLVTRLGTPVYRPSRLDHNMGRVLKTVSTTPGAFTGTLLAEEILDWMQRLTFPDERIQPLTRGVTRIHVVEESRHIRYAREELARQMRTAPRWEINLTRFASGQGAKVIARSLISPQVYAAVGLDPAYAAELARTSPHRRDVMRQSAARLMEFLKEIGMLRGPALPLWRSSGLLG, from the coding sequence ATGGCCGCTGTAAGCCCCTCTGCGGGCGCAAGCCCCCTCGCGTCGCGCGAAAAGATAGCGGAACGCCTGCTGGACGCGTCCGCCAGGCACTCCTTCGACCCCGACACCGAGCTGGACTGGGACGCGCCCTTCGAGGAGGGGAAGTGGTTCTGGCCGCCGGAGCTGTGCTCGCTGTACGACACGCCGCTGTGGAAGCAGTTGTCGCAGGAGCAGCGGATCGAGCTGAGCAGGCATGAGGCGGCCTCGCTCGCCTCCGTCGGCATCTGGTTCGAGATCATCCTCATGCAGCTGCTGCTGCGGCACGCCTACGACCTCGATCCCACCAGCGGGCATGTGCGCTACGCGCTCACCGAGATCGCCGACGAGTGCCGCCACTCCAAGATGTTCGCCCGCCTGGTCACCCGCCTCGGCACCCCCGTCTACCGGCCGAGCCGCCTGGACCACAACATGGGCCGCGTCCTGAAGACCGTCTCCACCACCCCCGGGGCCTTCACCGGCACGCTGCTGGCCGAGGAGATCCTGGACTGGATGCAGCGGCTGACCTTCCCCGACGAGCGCATCCAGCCGCTCACCCGCGGGGTCACCCGGATCCATGTCGTGGAGGAGTCGCGGCACATCCGCTACGCCCGCGAGGAGCTGGCCCGCCAGATGCGGACCGCGCCGCGCTGGGAGATCAACCTGACCCGCTTCGCCTCCGGGCAGGGCGCCAAGGTGATCGCCCGCTCCCTGATCAGCCCGCAGGTCTACGCGGCCGTCGGGCTCGACCCTGCGTACGCCGCCGAGCTGGCCCGCACCAGCCCGCACCGGCGGGATGTGATGAGGCAGTCGGCCGCCAGGCTCATGGAGTTCCTCAAGGAGATCGGCATGCTGCGCGGGCCCGCGCTGCCCCTGTGGCGGAGCTCGGGGCTTCTGGGCTGA
- a CDS encoding acyl-CoA carboxylase subunit beta codes for MTITDDNATAAVTATATLTAAPSPPPVVGPPPRQDPHARVATLKRVKETAREGTGPRSSEAQWAKGKLTVHERIALLFDEDTFTEIEPLRRHRATGFGLESKKPYTDGVVTGWGLIHGRTVFVYAHDFRIFGGSLGEAHAEKIHKIMDLAESSGAPLISLSDGAGARIQEGVTALAGYGGIFRRNVRASGVIPQISVMLGPCAGGATYSPALTDFVFMVRGTAQMYITGPDVVQAVTGEKISHDGLGGADVHASVSGAAGFVYDDEADCLEEVRYLVSLLPQNNRELPPYVPTTDPADRRNEDLLDLVPADGNRSYDMRGVIAEIVDDGEYVEVHETWATNIICALTRLDGHVTGIVANQPASLAGVLDINASEKAARFVQLCDAFSIPIVTLVDVPGFLPGSDQEHGGIIRHGAKLLYAYCNATVPRISLILRKAYGGAYIVMDSQSIGADLTYAWPTNEIAVMGAEGAANVVFRREIAAAPDPEAARAERIKQYQEELMHPYYAAERGLVDDVIDPADTRAVLIRSLAMLRTKHAPLPARKHGNPPM; via the coding sequence ATGACCATCACCGATGACAATGCCACGGCCGCGGTGACCGCCACAGCCACCCTCACGGCTGCGCCCTCGCCTCCGCCGGTCGTGGGACCGCCGCCCCGCCAGGACCCGCACGCCCGGGTGGCCACGCTCAAGCGCGTCAAGGAGACGGCCAGGGAGGGCACCGGGCCCCGGTCCTCCGAAGCGCAGTGGGCAAAGGGGAAACTGACGGTCCATGAGCGGATCGCGCTGCTCTTCGACGAGGACACCTTCACCGAGATCGAGCCCTTGCGCCGGCACCGCGCCACCGGCTTCGGCCTGGAGTCCAAGAAGCCGTACACCGACGGAGTGGTCACCGGCTGGGGCCTGATCCACGGCCGTACGGTCTTCGTCTACGCCCACGACTTCCGGATCTTCGGCGGCTCCCTCGGCGAGGCGCACGCCGAGAAGATCCACAAGATCATGGACCTCGCCGAGTCCTCCGGCGCCCCCCTCATCAGCCTCAGCGACGGCGCGGGCGCCCGTATCCAGGAGGGCGTCACCGCGCTGGCCGGCTACGGCGGCATCTTCCGCCGCAACGTACGCGCCTCCGGCGTCATCCCGCAGATCTCCGTGATGCTCGGCCCGTGCGCGGGCGGGGCCACCTACAGCCCGGCCCTCACCGACTTCGTCTTCATGGTGCGCGGCACCGCGCAGATGTACATCACCGGCCCCGATGTCGTACAGGCCGTCACCGGCGAGAAGATCAGCCACGACGGCCTCGGCGGCGCCGACGTCCACGCCTCCGTCTCCGGCGCGGCGGGCTTCGTCTACGACGACGAGGCCGACTGCCTGGAGGAGGTCCGCTACCTGGTCTCCCTCCTCCCGCAGAACAACCGCGAACTCCCGCCGTACGTCCCCACCACCGACCCGGCCGACCGCCGCAACGAGGACCTCCTCGACCTGGTCCCGGCCGACGGCAACCGCTCCTACGACATGCGCGGGGTCATCGCGGAGATCGTCGACGACGGCGAGTACGTCGAGGTCCACGAGACCTGGGCCACCAACATCATCTGCGCCCTCACCCGCCTCGACGGCCATGTCACCGGCATCGTCGCCAACCAGCCCGCGTCCCTCGCGGGCGTTCTGGACATCAACGCCAGTGAGAAGGCGGCCCGCTTCGTCCAGCTCTGCGACGCCTTCTCCATCCCCATCGTCACCCTCGTCGACGTACCCGGCTTCCTCCCCGGCAGCGACCAGGAGCACGGCGGCATCATCCGGCACGGCGCCAAGCTGCTCTACGCCTACTGCAACGCCACCGTCCCCCGTATCTCCCTCATCCTGCGCAAGGCCTACGGCGGCGCCTACATCGTCATGGACAGCCAGTCCATCGGCGCCGACCTCACCTACGCCTGGCCCACCAACGAGATCGCCGTCATGGGCGCCGAAGGCGCGGCCAACGTCGTCTTCCGCCGCGAGATCGCCGCCGCCCCCGACCCCGAGGCGGCCCGCGCCGAGCGCATCAAGCAGTACCAGGAAGAGCTGATGCACCCGTACTACGCCGCCGAGCGAGGCCTCGTCGACGACGTCATAGACCCGGCGGACACGCGGGCGGTACTCATCCGCTCGCTGGCGATGCTGCGAACCAAGCACGCCCCGCTGCCCGCGCGCAAACACGGCAACCCGCCGATGTGA
- a CDS encoding ferritin-like domain-containing protein produces the protein MRLSVNKPVKTLEASVWDIPATGSARFSWEYDDGRDRLLALYQKGKDKQWDAVTRIDWDLEVDPYDALGIPDANLAVYGTPHWAKMSERNRRELHKSYASWQFSQFLHGEQGAMICAARIVESAPDLDAKFYSATQTMDEARHAEIYARFLRDKIGMTYPINDSLQSLLGDTLSDSRWDMPYLGMQVLIEGLALAAFGMLRDTTDKPLPKQILAYVMQDEARHVAFGRMALRDYYKQLTDAELREREEFVIEGCYLMRDRLRGAEVLEDFGIARAEAEELSERSEYLQLFRRLLFSRIVPCVKDIGLWGERLQRAYLDMGVFDMGDSNLDLLMSQDEEIADKLDAERFAAEESARVAEVADAIVQGAAEA, from the coding sequence ATGAGACTCTCTGTCAACAAGCCCGTCAAGACCCTGGAGGCTTCCGTGTGGGACATCCCGGCTACCGGCTCCGCCCGCTTCTCCTGGGAGTACGACGACGGCCGCGACCGGCTGCTCGCCCTCTACCAGAAGGGCAAGGACAAGCAGTGGGACGCCGTCACCCGCATCGACTGGGACCTTGAGGTCGATCCGTACGACGCCCTCGGCATCCCCGACGCCAACCTCGCCGTCTACGGCACGCCGCACTGGGCCAAGATGTCGGAGCGCAACCGCCGCGAACTCCACAAGAGCTACGCCTCCTGGCAGTTCAGCCAGTTCCTGCACGGCGAACAGGGCGCCATGATCTGCGCCGCCCGCATCGTGGAGTCCGCCCCCGACCTCGACGCGAAGTTCTACTCCGCGACCCAGACCATGGACGAGGCCCGGCACGCCGAGATCTACGCCCGCTTCCTCCGCGACAAGATCGGCATGACCTACCCGATCAACGACTCCCTCCAGTCGCTGCTCGGCGACACCCTGAGCGACTCCCGCTGGGACATGCCCTACCTCGGCATGCAGGTGCTGATCGAAGGCCTCGCGCTGGCCGCCTTCGGCATGCTCCGCGACACCACCGACAAGCCGCTGCCCAAGCAGATCCTGGCGTACGTCATGCAGGACGAGGCCCGGCACGTGGCCTTCGGCCGGATGGCGCTGCGCGACTACTACAAGCAGCTCACCGACGCCGAACTGCGCGAGCGCGAGGAGTTCGTCATCGAGGGCTGCTACCTCATGCGCGACCGGCTGCGCGGCGCCGAGGTCCTGGAGGACTTCGGCATCGCGCGGGCCGAGGCGGAGGAGCTCAGCGAGCGGTCGGAGTATCTGCAGCTGTTCCGCCGGCTGCTCTTCAGCCGCATCGTCCCCTGCGTCAAGGACATCGGCCTGTGGGGCGAGCGCCTCCAGCGCGCCTACCTCGACATGGGCGTCTTCGACATGGGCGACTCCAACCTGGACCTCCTCATGTCCCAGGACGAGGAGATCGCCGACAAGCTCGACGCCGAGCGCTTCGCCGCCGAGGAATCGGCCCGGGTGGCGGAGGTCGCCGACGCGATTGTGCAGGGCGCGGCAGAGGCTTGA
- a CDS encoding NAD(P)/FAD-dependent oxidoreductase has product MRSPITEPPWRRVDVPPAAPLTGRVTADVAIVGAGLTGLATAYYLISRDPSLDVVLLDAGRPGAGASGRGTGLLGPRVGPAIDKARRRYGDETARACYEASVGWVRQVVRLAGDLGADCGLTTGGQLMVANSPRAAEALARQADAYRELGLDPAPLPDPGRFRAALRFPVAATLDPAALVAALAAEVAGRGVRRFDHSPVRSLGAGELVLPYGTVRARRTVVAVNGFVRSLALPVGTVAPLEVHAVATAPLPAALRAELGPEPVIDVTPLAPYYRLTPQGRLVMGGGPVNGRAERAWAWLAERLPGGTEVTHRWSGRIGMTGDDLPVVGEAVPGVWFAGGCCGHGLALSVASGAYLADALLGEAPPPLPWHRARAPWLPTAGPARPVLEAYLRLLTRRAARDGAALRFST; this is encoded by the coding sequence ATGCGCTCGCCGATCACTGAGCCGCCGTGGCGTCGCGTCGACGTACCCCCGGCCGCCCCGCTCACGGGCCGGGTGACCGCGGATGTCGCGATCGTCGGCGCGGGCCTGACGGGGCTGGCCACCGCGTACTACCTGATCAGCCGGGATCCCTCGCTGGACGTCGTCCTCCTCGACGCGGGCCGTCCCGGCGCCGGGGCCAGCGGCCGGGGCACCGGCCTGCTGGGCCCCCGGGTCGGGCCCGCCATCGACAAGGCGCGGCGGCGGTACGGGGACGAGACCGCCCGGGCCTGCTACGAGGCCAGCGTCGGCTGGGTGCGCCAGGTCGTCCGGCTGGCCGGGGACCTGGGCGCCGACTGCGGCCTGACCACCGGCGGCCAGCTCATGGTCGCCAACTCGCCCCGGGCTGCCGAAGCCCTGGCCCGGCAGGCCGACGCCTACCGCGAACTCGGCCTGGACCCGGCCCCGTTGCCGGACCCCGGGCGGTTCCGCGCGGCCCTGCGGTTCCCCGTCGCGGCCACCCTCGACCCGGCGGCCCTGGTCGCCGCGCTGGCCGCCGAGGTGGCCGGGCGCGGGGTGCGGCGCTTCGACCACAGCCCGGTGCGGTCGCTGGGCGCGGGGGAACTGGTCCTCCCGTACGGGACCGTGCGGGCGCGCCGGACGGTGGTCGCCGTGAACGGCTTCGTACGCTCGCTGGCGCTGCCGGTCGGCACCGTGGCGCCGCTGGAGGTGCACGCCGTCGCCACGGCACCGCTGCCGGCCGCGCTGCGCGCCGAGCTGGGCCCCGAGCCGGTCATCGACGTGACGCCGCTGGCTCCGTACTACCGGCTAACCCCGCAGGGCCGGCTGGTCATGGGCGGCGGCCCGGTCAACGGCCGGGCCGAGCGCGCGTGGGCGTGGCTGGCGGAGCGGCTGCCCGGGGGCACGGAGGTCACCCACCGCTGGTCGGGGCGGATCGGGATGACCGGCGACGACCTGCCCGTCGTGGGGGAGGCCGTTCCCGGCGTCTGGTTCGCGGGCGGCTGCTGCGGCCACGGCCTCGCGCTGTCGGTCGCCTCCGGGGCGTATCTGGCCGACGCGCTGCTCGGCGAGGCCCCGCCGCCGCTGCCCTGGCACCGTGCCCGGGCCCCCTGGCTGCCGACCGCCGGGCCCGCCCGGCCGGTCCTGGAGGCGTATCTGCGGCTCCTGACCCGCCGGGCGGCCCGGGACGGCGCCGCCCTTCGCTTCAGCACCTGA
- a CDS encoding SRPBCC family protein: MPTVTIHILAPAVAPADAYDRISDFSRYPELTTTVQDVVVRPPSPDGSVLSEWTVHFRNGLLKWTERDTFSPADLALFFEQVTGDFAVFRGSWRLSADGGGTLVRFDAEFDLGIPTLAAILEPVAEAALRGNILKILAGLLGEAQEIVVDAADPQVAGAAQP; the protein is encoded by the coding sequence ATGCCCACCGTGACCATCCACATACTGGCCCCGGCCGTCGCGCCGGCCGATGCCTACGACCGGATCAGCGACTTCTCCCGCTACCCCGAACTGACCACGACCGTCCAGGACGTGGTTGTCCGGCCGCCCTCACCGGACGGCTCCGTGCTCTCGGAGTGGACGGTGCACTTCCGCAACGGCCTGCTGAAGTGGACCGAGCGCGACACCTTCTCACCGGCGGACCTCGCCCTCTTCTTCGAGCAGGTCACCGGCGACTTCGCGGTCTTCCGGGGCAGTTGGCGGCTGTCGGCCGACGGCGGCGGCACGCTGGTCCGCTTCGACGCCGAGTTCGACCTCGGCATCCCCACCCTGGCCGCGATCCTCGAACCGGTCGCCGAGGCCGCGCTGCGCGGCAACATCCTCAAGATCCTGGCCGGTCTGCTCGGCGAGGCCCAGGAGATCGTGGTGGACGCCGCCGACCCCCAGGTCGCCGGAGCGGCGCAGCCGTGA
- a CDS encoding TetR/AcrR family transcriptional regulator, which produces MDTSRRAYTRLSVEERRTQLLAAAIDLFGHRRPEDVSVDDVAAAAGVSRPLVYRYFPGGKEQLYEAALRNSADELRQCFVEPARGELTRRLSNALDRYLAWVDEHDAAYSALLRGGSVAETSRTNAIVDGVRRAAAVEILGHLGAPGPGPRLAMMVRSWIASVEAVSLTWLDEGKQPPAGELRGWLIDHFVALLLVTSTTDEETARVAQAALAQETKGSPAGDLARRVVPLAEAVAHLLPPG; this is translated from the coding sequence ATGGACACCAGCAGGCGCGCCTACACCCGGCTGAGCGTCGAGGAACGCCGTACGCAACTGCTCGCCGCCGCGATTGACCTGTTCGGGCACCGCAGGCCGGAGGACGTCTCCGTCGACGATGTCGCGGCGGCGGCCGGGGTCTCACGGCCGCTGGTGTACCGCTACTTCCCCGGCGGCAAGGAGCAGCTCTACGAGGCGGCGCTGCGCAACTCGGCCGACGAACTGCGCCAGTGCTTCGTCGAGCCCGCGCGGGGCGAGCTGACGCGGCGGCTGTCGAACGCCCTGGACCGCTATCTGGCGTGGGTGGACGAGCACGACGCCGCGTACTCCGCGCTGCTGCGGGGCGGCAGCGTCGCCGAGACCAGCCGTACGAACGCCATCGTGGACGGGGTGCGCCGCGCCGCCGCCGTCGAGATCCTGGGGCATCTGGGCGCGCCGGGGCCGGGGCCGCGGCTGGCGATGATGGTGCGGTCGTGGATCGCGTCGGTGGAGGCGGTGTCGCTGACCTGGCTCGACGAGGGCAAGCAGCCGCCCGCCGGGGAGCTGCGGGGGTGGCTGATCGACCACTTCGTGGCGCTGCTGCTCGTCACGTCCACGACGGACGAGGAGACGGCGCGGGTCGCTCAGGCCGCGCTCGCCCAGGAGACCAAGGGCAGCCCGGCCGGCGATCTCGCCCGCCGGGTCGTACCCCTGGCGGAGGCCGTGGCGCATCTGCTGCCGCCGGGCTGA
- a CDS encoding DUF6445 family protein yields the protein MPQSPPRRTGLPTLPYRKPTPGRDYWVLDDVLPDPDAVRKRCLATDDWTQGYPHRPETWPGLRTKPGLEPEELAHVEKLVRKATGARRIWALTSAMGGVTDHNCVQVVGEGESEPRPHTDSRAVCRYAAVLYLTPTAPKSCGTGFYRQRLPGGVLGGNTVAAPHNNLVDALGTRFVPPDSFIEDVTVPHRYNRLLLYAANTIHSASGYCGTTLEDKRMTAVFFWMAER from the coding sequence ATGCCGCAGAGCCCGCCCCGGAGGACGGGGCTTCCCACGCTTCCGTACCGCAAGCCCACACCCGGCAGGGACTACTGGGTGCTGGACGACGTCCTTCCCGACCCCGACGCGGTCCGGAAGCGCTGCCTCGCCACCGACGACTGGACGCAGGGCTATCCGCACCGGCCCGAGACCTGGCCCGGGCTGCGTACGAAGCCGGGGCTGGAGCCGGAAGAGCTGGCGCATGTGGAGAAGCTGGTCAGGAAGGCGACCGGCGCGCGCCGTATCTGGGCGCTGACCTCGGCCATGGGCGGGGTCACCGACCACAACTGCGTCCAGGTCGTCGGTGAGGGCGAGTCCGAGCCCCGGCCCCACACGGACTCGCGGGCCGTGTGCCGGTACGCGGCCGTGCTCTACCTCACCCCGACCGCCCCCAAGAGCTGCGGCACCGGCTTCTACCGGCAGCGCCTGCCCGGCGGGGTGCTGGGCGGAAACACCGTGGCGGCTCCGCACAACAACCTGGTGGACGCGCTGGGGACCCGTTTCGTCCCGCCGGACTCCTTCATCGAGGACGTGACCGTTCCCCACCGCTACAACCGCCTGCTCCTCTACGCCGCCAACACCATCCACAGCGCCAGCGGCTACTGCGGCACCACGCTGGAGGACAAGCGGATGACGGCGGTCTTCTTCTGGATGGCCGAGCGCTAG